A single Pedobacter sp. PACM 27299 DNA region contains:
- a CDS encoding DUF4175 family protein: protein MVEQGAINRIERFQKQWTCLLLLQNLALSLGLTLIFGALAVYLFDWLLWIFIPLFLIFFALISLFKPFWKVSLLQISRHLNASFPELEESAALLLKPAQECSALERLQQHKISEVLLQIKPKLPFHKLGWAVLVLATGIGMSFGISFLKPITGAQLSAPIQDNVVTVKEKVLPEIASFSLLIKSPVYTGIPEKTQATFAFKAAHGSLLKWSISTTVPVKVLKLIFNDKEVAVLKSQDKDGKNWQFAKTMTKPGFYQLELDGKKSELYMMTVIPDLPAVIKIIEPKPHTSIDFGQVPQVHLKVSLTDDYGLKSAYVTATMASGKGEGVSFTERKLDFNAQFNHQKSMTLTKLIDLKALGMKPGDELYFFVNAIDNLGQMSRSDVYFVSIVDTAELMSMAGMTNGVNLVPEYFRSQRQIIMDTEKLLAEKSSISEQSFKNRSNDLGMDQKLLRLRYGKFLGEESETEIGGDHDHKEGEDHDDHDHGHEAKETQGQNTQTFGDVKAIMDSYAHKHDVAEDATFLNLN, encoded by the coding sequence ATGGTTGAGCAGGGAGCAATAAATAGGATAGAAAGGTTTCAGAAGCAATGGACCTGCTTGTTGCTGCTCCAGAATTTGGCCTTAAGCCTGGGGCTAACCTTAATTTTCGGGGCATTAGCGGTGTACTTGTTTGACTGGTTGCTCTGGATATTTATTCCTTTATTTTTAATCTTTTTCGCTTTAATCAGTTTGTTTAAGCCGTTTTGGAAAGTCAGTTTACTCCAGATTTCCAGGCATTTGAATGCCAGCTTCCCAGAATTGGAAGAGAGTGCTGCGCTGCTCTTGAAGCCGGCACAGGAATGCAGTGCCCTCGAACGTTTGCAGCAGCATAAAATCAGTGAGGTCCTCCTTCAGATTAAACCAAAACTACCTTTTCATAAATTAGGCTGGGCAGTACTCGTATTGGCTACAGGGATTGGAATGAGCTTCGGGATTTCCTTTTTAAAGCCAATAACAGGTGCTCAACTCTCTGCTCCAATACAAGATAATGTGGTAACTGTTAAAGAAAAAGTTCTCCCAGAGATCGCGTCTTTTTCTTTGCTGATAAAATCACCCGTTTATACGGGGATACCAGAAAAGACACAAGCAACTTTTGCTTTTAAAGCAGCGCATGGTTCCTTACTGAAATGGAGCATCAGCACTACAGTACCGGTGAAAGTGTTGAAACTGATTTTTAATGATAAAGAAGTGGCGGTATTAAAGTCGCAGGATAAGGATGGAAAAAATTGGCAGTTTGCGAAAACGATGACTAAGCCTGGTTTTTATCAGCTGGAGCTGGATGGGAAAAAATCAGAGCTGTATATGATGACGGTGATTCCTGATCTTCCGGCAGTGATTAAAATAATTGAGCCTAAGCCGCATACCAGTATTGATTTTGGACAGGTTCCACAAGTGCATTTAAAAGTTTCTTTAACTGATGATTACGGCTTAAAATCTGCTTATGTTACTGCCACGATGGCCAGTGGTAAGGGAGAAGGCGTTAGTTTTACGGAGCGTAAGCTTGACTTTAATGCCCAATTTAACCATCAAAAATCGATGACTTTGACCAAGTTGATCGACCTCAAAGCTTTGGGGATGAAACCTGGTGATGAACTTTACTTCTTTGTAAATGCGATTGATAATCTGGGTCAGATGAGTAGATCGGATGTCTATTTTGTATCTATTGTCGACACTGCAGAGTTGATGAGTATGGCTGGAATGACCAATGGTGTGAACCTGGTTCCTGAATACTTTAGGAGTCAGCGCCAGATTATTATGGACACAGAAAAGCTGCTTGCCGAGAAAAGTTCCATCAGCGAGCAAAGTTTCAAAAACAGAAGTAACGACCTTGGGATGGATCAAAAGCTATTGCGGCTACGTTATGGGAAGTTCCTGGGTGAGGAGTCTGAAACAGAGATTGGTGGGGATCATGACCATAAGGAAGGGGAAGATCATGACGACCATGATCATGGCCATGAAGCAAAAGAAACACAGGGACAAAACACACAGACTTTTGGCGATGTGAAAGCAATTATGGATAGTTATGCCCATAAGCATGATGTTGCCGAAGATGCTACTTTTTTGAACCTGAATTGA
- a CDS encoding TldD/PmbA family protein codes for MAILSKEEAQAILKKVLSYSKADSCELSLSGSDGGNIRYARNAVSTAGQISVMDLAVSATFGKKTGVATINEFDDASLQKVVKRAEELAMLAPENPEFMPLLGPQTFQESATYNAKTAAITPDTRAEMVGKSLQVSKAANLEAAGFLENSTRFNAIMNSKGLFAYNKGTDVSFSVTVRNQAGTGSGYIEQGFNDLDKMDTLTLSKIAASKATGSAGAKAIEPGKYTVILEPLAASDMLGNMFRGFDARSADEGRSFMSKKGGGTRLGEQLFSENVNIYSDPMNPEIPSATWTGDGLPVKRTQWVENGVVKNLAYSRYWAGQKGVQPVPFSRSIVMEGGTQSLEDLIKSTEKGILVTRFWYIRSVDPQTLLLTGLTRDGTFYIENGEIKFPVKNFRFNESPVIMLNNVEALGKPVRTGSGMIPPMKIRDFTFTSLSDAV; via the coding sequence ATGGCCATATTAAGTAAAGAAGAAGCCCAGGCAATACTAAAAAAGGTACTCAGCTATTCAAAAGCAGATTCCTGTGAACTAAGTTTAAGTGGGTCTGATGGCGGTAATATCCGCTATGCGAGAAATGCCGTGTCTACCGCCGGACAAATCAGTGTGATGGACCTGGCCGTAAGTGCAACTTTCGGTAAGAAAACCGGAGTGGCTACCATCAATGAGTTTGATGATGCTTCACTGCAAAAAGTAGTAAAAAGAGCAGAAGAACTGGCGATGCTGGCACCGGAAAATCCGGAATTTATGCCATTGTTAGGTCCGCAGACCTTTCAGGAGTCGGCAACTTACAACGCAAAAACAGCAGCGATTACCCCGGATACGCGTGCAGAGATGGTAGGGAAAAGCTTGCAGGTATCGAAAGCCGCAAATCTAGAAGCGGCAGGGTTTTTAGAAAACTCAACGCGATTCAATGCAATTATGAATTCTAAAGGGCTTTTTGCCTATAACAAAGGAACAGATGTATCCTTCTCCGTAACGGTGAGAAATCAGGCGGGAACTGGTTCCGGCTATATTGAGCAGGGTTTTAACGACCTTGATAAAATGGATACGCTGACGCTGAGCAAAATCGCAGCTTCTAAAGCAACAGGCTCAGCAGGAGCGAAAGCCATTGAACCTGGAAAATATACGGTTATTCTGGAGCCTTTGGCCGCAAGTGATATGCTGGGGAATATGTTCAGAGGCTTTGATGCGCGCAGTGCGGATGAAGGCAGAAGTTTTATGAGTAAAAAAGGAGGAGGAACGCGTTTAGGTGAACAGCTGTTCTCGGAAAATGTGAATATTTATTCTGACCCGATGAATCCGGAAATCCCTTCTGCAACATGGACTGGAGACGGTTTACCTGTCAAAAGAACGCAATGGGTAGAAAATGGAGTGGTGAAAAACCTTGCTTATTCCAGGTATTGGGCTGGACAAAAAGGGGTGCAGCCGGTACCTTTCAGCAGAAGTATTGTAATGGAAGGTGGGACGCAGTCTTTAGAAGACCTGATTAAAAGTACGGAAAAGGGAATTTTGGTGACGAGATTCTGGTACATCAGATCTGTGGACCCGCAAACATTGCTGCTTACTGGCTTGACAAGGGATGGTACATTTTATATAGAAAATGGAGAGATTAAGTTTCCCGTGAAGAATTTCAGGTTCAATGAGAGTCCGGTGATCATGCTGAACAATGTGGAAGCACTAGGGAAGCCGGTCAGGACTGGAAGCGGGATGATTCCTCCGATGAAAATCAGGGACTTCACGTTTACTTCATTGTCGGACGCAGTTTAA
- a CDS encoding TldD/PmbA family protein, whose amino-acid sequence MKRKDFLYLSGIGMGALMLPDLSAFGNPIDPLQALEGVDVKIKKELADVALNAAKSKGASYADIRIGRYLNQFVATREKRVQGVANTESYGVGVRVLANGCWGFAATNNVTKDAVAKAAEQAVAVAKANAKIQGEPVQLAAQKGFGEVSWKTPIEINAFEVPVKEKVDLLLNVNDIAMQNGASYINSVIFAVNEQKYFASTDGSYIDQDIHRIYPSFNVTRIDRESGKFQTRSALSSPMGMGYEYMNARPQDKVEGVVTRYKGRYDMLEDVKSAALNAAEKVKAKSVEPGKYDLVLDPSHLWLTIHESVGHPTELDRVLGYEANYAGTSFLTLDKWKSKNFKFGSERVNVVADKTQPGSLGAVGYDDEGVKCKKWDIIKDGILVNYQAIRDQAHIIGLDESQGCCYSQGWDDVQFQRMPNISLQAGKEKLSVDDMIKNVEKGIYIIGNGSFSIDQQRYNFQFGGQTFYEIKNGKIAGMLNDVAYQSNTQEFWNSCSAICDASDYRLGGSFNDGKGQPSQSSAVSHGSATTRFNGVNVINTARKI is encoded by the coding sequence TTGAAAAGAAAAGACTTTCTCTACCTATCCGGAATCGGAATGGGGGCATTGATGCTTCCTGACCTTTCTGCTTTCGGAAATCCTATAGATCCCCTGCAAGCGTTAGAGGGTGTAGATGTAAAAATTAAAAAAGAGCTCGCCGATGTGGCTTTGAATGCGGCAAAATCTAAAGGCGCCAGTTATGCAGATATTCGCATAGGCCGATACCTGAACCAGTTTGTTGCTACCCGCGAGAAAAGAGTGCAGGGAGTAGCCAATACGGAATCTTATGGGGTTGGTGTGCGTGTACTTGCAAATGGCTGCTGGGGATTTGCGGCAACTAATAATGTGACCAAAGACGCGGTAGCTAAGGCTGCTGAACAAGCGGTGGCAGTAGCTAAAGCAAATGCTAAGATTCAGGGGGAACCAGTACAGCTGGCAGCACAAAAAGGTTTTGGTGAGGTAAGCTGGAAAACACCGATAGAAATCAATGCATTTGAAGTTCCGGTAAAAGAAAAAGTAGACTTGTTGTTGAATGTAAACGACATTGCGATGCAAAACGGTGCGAGCTACATTAATTCGGTCATCTTTGCGGTAAATGAGCAGAAATATTTTGCATCTACCGATGGTTCTTACATTGATCAGGACATCCATCGCATCTATCCTTCTTTTAATGTGACTAGAATAGACCGGGAATCTGGTAAGTTCCAAACGCGCTCTGCGTTGAGCTCGCCAATGGGAATGGGGTATGAATACATGAATGCCCGTCCGCAGGATAAGGTTGAAGGTGTGGTGACCCGTTATAAAGGCAGGTATGATATGCTGGAAGATGTAAAATCAGCAGCGCTGAATGCCGCCGAAAAGGTGAAGGCCAAATCTGTAGAGCCAGGGAAATATGACCTGGTACTTGATCCTTCGCATTTATGGCTGACCATTCATGAATCCGTGGGGCATCCGACAGAGCTGGATCGTGTACTGGGCTACGAAGCAAATTATGCAGGAACCAGCTTCCTGACTCTTGATAAATGGAAATCCAAGAACTTCAAATTTGGAAGTGAGCGTGTAAACGTAGTTGCGGATAAAACACAGCCAGGTTCTCTGGGTGCTGTAGGTTATGATGATGAAGGGGTGAAATGTAAGAAATGGGACATCATTAAAGACGGGATCCTGGTGAACTATCAGGCGATTCGCGATCAGGCACACATCATCGGTTTGGATGAATCGCAAGGCTGCTGTTATTCGCAAGGATGGGACGATGTGCAGTTTCAGCGCATGCCTAACATCTCTTTACAAGCAGGGAAAGAGAAACTAAGCGTAGATGATATGATCAAAAACGTAGAAAAAGGGATTTACATCATCGGAAATGGCAGCTTTTCAATTGATCAGCAGCGCTATAATTTCCAGTTTGGCGGACAAACCTTTTACGAGATCAAAAATGGTAAAATTGCTGGAATGCTCAATGATGTCGCCTACCAGTCCAATACCCAGGAGTTCTGGAATTCCTGCTCTGCCATCTGCGATGCAAGTGATTACCGTTTAGGTGGTTCTTTTAACGATGGTAAAGGACAGCCTTCCCAAAGCAGCGCCGTTTCTCATGGAAGCGCAACCACAAGATTTAATGGAGTTAATGTGATTAATACAGCAAGAAAGATTTAA